Proteins from a single region of Argopecten irradians isolate NY chromosome 7, Ai_NY, whole genome shotgun sequence:
- the LOC138327911 gene encoding complement decay-accelerating factor-like, which translates to MFCFSSGATTRAVFVVIRLLFIHLSNVLGNQMEIQLPGRLDGSVYMTMDSIGPIQCGKQCVVRTKCLSVNYQRHSLICQFNTNSDKTSLIQDLTWIYLDKTDLSQLYENRTCSGECPPNRMCITLSSHQITCVLTECIDPPSVPYATVSQKNVGISQDSVYTCNTNYYRTGQGDGKLTCLADGTFTDIDFVCELKPCTTPGGVPNADLTTYQLPVGEQAIYTCHYGYYLTSEPASITCLLGGTWSSPQFSCNEIPCSVPSAVSHSSVTSGYGTSVGSMATYTCNYGYSMSGTNTRTCQLGGSWSGVSFSCNEIPCPSSPPSVSHGSVTSINTHVGGRAYYDCDFGYGTSQDKSVVCQLGGHWSGVAFECKLLGLFG; encoded by the exons ATGTTTTGCTTTTCCAGTGGAGCTACAACTAGGGCCGTTTTCGTGGTAATCAGGCTCTTGTTTATACATTTGAGTAATGTATTAGGAAATCAGATGGAAATACAGTTACCCGGACGACTGGACGGGTCAGTTTATATGACAATGGATTCGATTGGTCCGATTCAGTGCGGAAAACAGTGTGTGGTGAGAACAAAGTGTCTGTCCGTCAACTATCAGCGACACTCTCTGATCTGTCAATTCAACACTAACAGCGATAAAACCAGTCTTATACAGGATCTTACCTGGATTTATCTCGACAAAACCGACTTATCACAG CTATATGAAAATCGCACGTGCTCAGGGGAATGTCCTCCAAACAGAATGTGTATAACATTGTCAAGTCACCAAATTACGTGTGTTCTCACAG AATGCATTGACCCCCCGAGTGTTCCATATGCCACTGTAAGTCAGAAGAATGTTGGCATTTCCCAAGATTCGGTTTACACGTGCAACACCAACTATTACAGAACAGGACAGGGTGATGGGAAACTCACGTGTTTGGCTGACGGAACATTCACTGATATCGACTTTGTCTGTGAACTTAAAc CATGCACGACCCCCGGAGGTGTTCCTAACGCTGACCTTACGACCTACCAGTTACCTGTAGGTGAACAAGCTATTTACACCTGTCACTATGGGTATTACCTTACAAGCGAACCTGCTAGTATAACCTGTCTGCTAGGAGGTACCTGGTCTTCGCCTCAATTCTCTTGTAACGAAATAC CTTGTTCCGTTCCGTCTGCTGTGAGCCACTCAAGTGTGACGTCTGGCTATGGTACCAGTGTGGGATCGATGGCAACTTACACCTGTAACTATGGTTACTCCATGTCTGGAACGAACACGCGCACGTGTCAACTTGGTGGTTCGTGGTCAGGTGTCTCCTTTTCATGTAACGAAATAC CATGCCCTTCTTCCCCGCCAAGCGTGTCCCATGGTTCCGTCACTAGCATCAATACCCATGTAGGGGGTCGGGCTTACTATGACTGTGATTTCGGATACGGAACCTCTCAAGATAAATCTGTGGTATGTCAGCTTGGAGGCCATTGGTCGGGTGTAGCGTTTGAATGCAAATTGCTTGGCTTATTCGGATGA
- the LOC138327912 gene encoding uncharacterized protein translates to MTILCIIRICLCNRRWNPNNERPPRQLVVIPGTSNPANPYNAGYDQAGRIRTMGIPPSYVRSMNGSTPGIHPSYDRPRTGSAPGIPPTNGQIVKPTTPGNPSPSDPYNTGYDQPR, encoded by the exons ATGACCATTCTCTGCATAATTCGTATTTGCCTTTGTAACCGAAGATGGAATCCCAATAACGAACGACCACCCAGGC AGTTGGTGGTCATACCGGGAACCAGCAACCCAGCCAACCCCTACAACGCCGGGTATGACCAGGCCGGGAGAATCAGAACCATGGGTATACCACCTTCTTATGTACGATCCATGAATGGAAGTACCCCGGGAATTCACCCTTCTTATGACAGACCCCGCACTGGCAGTGCCCCGGGAATTCCTCCAACTAATGGCCAGATTGTCAAGCCTACCACTCCTGGCAATCCGTCGCCATCAGATCCTTACAACACTGGGTACGATCAGCCACGTTAA